The sequence TTATCCATTAGAAGCTTTGCTTGCAGAATGTCGGCAATATGTAGAAATTACTGGTCGCCGATTGACATTTGAATACATTCTCCTAGCGGGAGTAAATGACTTACCAGAACACGCTGAAGAATTAGCCGCACAAGTGCGAGGTTTTCAAAGTCACGTTAATTTGATTCCTTACAATCCCATTCAAGAAGCTGACTATCAACGCCCGAATGCGAAACGAATTCAAGCTTTTGTTGCTGTCCTAAAAAAGCGCAATATTGCCGTTAGCGTGCGCTATTCGCGAGGATTGGAAGCTGATGCTGCTTGCGGACAACTGCGAAAGTCAAAAGTCAAAAGTTAAAAGTCAAAAGTCAAAAGTTAAAAGTTAAAAGTTAAAAGTCAAAATGAGCGGATGATAAGGACAGATTAATTATGTCAGATAAACCCTTTGATATTTGTGAGAGAACTTTCCAGTTTTCTGTTCGTATAGTCAATCTTTGCAATTTCCTAAGTGAAAAACCAGGCTCTGCAAGGGAATTAGCAAAGCAACTGATTCGATCGGGAACTTCTATAGGTGCGAATGTCGAAGAATCAAGAGCCGCACAAAGTACGGCTGATTTTATCCATAAACTAGAAATTGCTCCGAAAGAAGCTAGAGAAACTAGGTACTGGATAAAGGTTATTGTTGCTGCTAATATACAGCGCTTTGCGCTGTTATGAGGTACAGTTAGAAACAGAGAAACCCGGTTTTTCCAAAAAACCGGGTTTCTAGGGTGTACCTCATTACAGAGGGAACGGCTGTAATTCCTGAAAACAGATTGATACCCCTCTTGAATGAGACAAATGAATTGATGAATATTATTGCCGCCATGATAGTAAAATCTAAAGACAACAAAAAGAAGTAACTTTTGACTTTTTCAAGTTTTGACTTTTAACTTTTAACTTTTGACTTTCTCACCAAGGGCTACCAATCATCGTAAAACCTGCCCAATAGTAAGGATGGGAGAGATTTTGATTTCCTAGAGAAGCTAGTTCTGGTGGCAAAGGGACTCCTTCAGGTTGAGAATCGAGTCCGCGCACTTCACCATCTTCAATACGCACGACACCTTTAATCATAGCGATTTGTGCGTTCTGGAGCGCTTCTGCTTTGATAGGCGCAGATTTTAAGTTCTGATAAAATGCTGTCATCAGTGCCAAAGTGCCGCGATCGGACACGTACCACAAACTCGCCAAAGCAGATTTCACGCCAGATGCTACAGCTAAGCCTGCAAAGCCCAATTCGGCGTTTTCATCTCCTAAAGCTGTACGACAGGCACTCAATACTAACAGCTCGACTTGTGGTTTGTTCCATCCCATATCCCGCAATTGATTCAATTTAAGTTGGGAGTTCCAAAGTTGGATAAAAGAATTATTTGGTTTTCCTGGCTTGAATTCTGCGTGGGTTGCTAGGTGAATAATTCCAAAGGGATCGCTAGAGCGTTGGGATTTGAGATTTGCTAATGTAAATCCTTCATTGAGAAAAGATTTGCCTTGCCAGAGTTCTTTGGCGATGGTCGATAACTCTATTGGTACAGCTGGTAAAGGACTTAATTCGCTAAATTCTGAGGCTCCCATTGCCAAAACTTGAGAGTTTCTGATGTTTCGGTAATTGGTATCGACCAAATTAACGCTAGGAATTAGGCTGATGCTGTACTTTTCTACTAAAAACTTTTTCCCGTCGTGTAGGGCGGCTATCGGTATTGCTCTAAGACCTGAATCTAAAGAGAAGGCGAGAGTTTCTATACCTTGGGATTGCAGTTCGGCTTCGAGCGGTGCAATCAGCCACTGATAAAGTTTCTGGGCTGAATTAAGGTAGGAAGTTGTATTAATTTCATTGGGATCTGTTACTTTTGAGCGAAAATCGGCAACCACTTTGAGCAAAGTATCGCGATCGGCTTCTGGTATGCTGCGGTGAATGGGTTTGCCAAATGGCATCACCAAGACAATTTCTAATTGTTCTGGTTGTATAAATACATAAAGAATAGCTGGCTTTTTACCTGTCGTTTGAGATATTTGTTTAAGAATGTTCTGAATATGTGGTAGGGAAAGAGAATTTGGATTGTTTACAGGTAGATTTTCGCCAAAATAATTCTCATATTCCTGCTGCCTCAGCTGCTCAATTTGAGGTACAAATACATCGAACTGACCTCTTTGAAGAGCGGTGATGATGTTTTCGCGCAGTATAGGAATTTTATCCACAGAACTATTGGCGATCGCACCGTTATTGTCTGGCTGTATCGGCGGAGTTCCGAGATCTGTTGATATTCTAGTTCGATCGGATGACGATAGTGTCGTTTCCGGAGTGGGCGTTTGTGGCGTGGGCGTTTGTGGCGTGGGTGTTTGTGGCGTGGGTATTTCCGGAGTGGGTGTTTCCGGAGTGGGCGTTTGTGGAGTGGGCGTTTCCGGAGTGGGTGTTTGTGGAGTTGGTGTTTGTGGAGTGGGTGTTTCCGGAGTGGGTGTTTGTGGAGTGGGTGTTTCCGGAGTGGGCGTTTCCGGAGTGGGTGTTTCCGGAGTGGGTGTTTCCGGAGTGGGTGTTTGTGGAGTGGGTGTTTCCGATGATCCTTGAGTGATGACTTGCGTCCGACCCTGAATGAAAGGGCCCAAATAAGAGCCCGATCGCACAGTTTCTCCTGACCCACTGGTGATGTTGCCGACTGTTCCGTTCTTTGTGGCATCACCGGCTACATTAAAAGGTGTGTTCGACCCTCCTCCATGTCGAATAACGATCGCTCCTCCTCCCGTTCCTCCAGCAGTGGAAAGACTAGCATTTACACCATTTCTGTCAATAAAAGTACCCTGGGCGCGGAAAAACCGCTGGGTTGAAATATCGATCGTTCCACCAGTACCTTGACTTCCTCCTTGGGCGTTAATGTATTCAACTTGGATATCTCCTTGAGGATCGAGAGTAACGTTACCTGCTTTTCCGATGCTGGCGCTAGAGTTTATTTGTCTGGCGGTAATTTGGATGGGAGAGATGAGGGAGATCGAGCCTCCTAGCGTATTTCCAGAACTATTTAAATTGCCGCTTTCTATAAATCCAGCTTTGCTATTTAGGGTGATATTTCCACCTGCGAGCGTATCGGATTTAGCGATGATATTACCGCTAATAATGTTGCCATTAGCGTTTAATTGAACGTTTCCTGCATTTCCATTTGATAAACTGGTATTGAGATTGCCTACACTTATTGTGCCCTTATTGCTAGTGAGGTTAATGTTTCCTCCCGATGTCATAATATTGCTAGTTACAATATTATCTGCTGCTAACAATTCAATTGCCGAACCATTAGTTGTAAGATCGCTTGTAGCTGTGATTGTTCCGGTACCAGTGGGAGACTGAATTGTTACTGGCGCGTTGAAAGTAACTTGATCTCCTATATTAATAGCGCCTGATGAGTCACTGCGCCCGATAATGATGGAAGTAAAACCGGATTGCAAGGCACTAATTTCAGATGCGGTTAAATTTAGTGCGTTTGTGTCGTTAGCAGATGCGATCGCAATATTTCGATCTGGTGTTGTTGGTTGCAGTACTAATTTATTAGTACCTGTAACATCGCCTGTAAAATCTATTTCATTTGCGGTTAAAGTTAGCGGGTAATTGCCTGCTGCCAAGGTTGAGCCAAAGCTAATTTTAGCAGTTCCCAAGTTGAAATTGATATTGCCGTCAATCGTGACAGGGCCGTTAAATTTAATATCTCGATTGGCAGTTGTAATATTGCCTGCGATCGATACCTCTCCAGTGCCAATTTGATTGAAATCGGCATCCAAATCCAAATCGGCTGCTGGGGCAATATTTAGAGTGCCGTTGTTGTTGATAATGATAGCGCCTTTGTTTGTAGTAGTGAGAGGACTGTTAATAGTAAAGTTATTACCTGTGAGATTAATACCGCTTAAGGTATTTGTGTTAATTGTACCGTTGAAAGTAGTAGTACCGACGCCCGCGTTTTGAGTAATGCTAGCGGCTGCGATCGCACTTGTTTGGACATTATTCGCACTGTTGATAGTCAGGTTGCCCAAACGAGTATTGTTGCCTACATTACCGTTAAAAATAATGTTTCCCGTACCTGCATCTAGGATAAGGTTTCCGTTTCCATCAGTAGTGCCATTGATGGTAATGTCACCCCCAGATGTAGAGCCAGTGCTGAGGGTAACGTTATTAGCAATGGAAGTATTACCGTTTATATTAATGTTTTGTTCGGCAGTACTAATATCTGCATTTAAGCTAGCTGTACCAATTAAAGCAATTGAAGCGTTCTCGGTTCCTATAATAGGAGCGTTGACTGCAATTAAGCCATTGGGAGACTGAATTGTGACTGGATTTTTAAATGCGATCGAATTGTTAAATGTAATGACTCCATTACCGTCATTTCGTCCTATAGTGATAGAGGTAAAGATATTTTCCCATCGACTAATTTCGCTCGTCGTCAAATCTAAAATACTGCTGCTACCGCTATCTGCATCGGCTATTTGAATGTTTTGGCTGGGAGTCGAAGGCTGAAGGGTTAAATTACCCGTGCCGATCAGATTTCCACCAAAGTCGATTTCATCTCCGATTAAAGTGAGATTGCCAGTTTGTCCGTTTATATTACCGCTCAGATTGGCACCGATCGCAAATTGGAAGGTATCGTCTAATTTGCCGCCTACGATATTTTGAAAATCTCTGAAATTCAGGTTGCCATTGAAATTACCGACATTAATTCCTGTGATGTTCCAGATATTATTGTTATCTGTGCCAACTAGAGTACTGGGCGCTTTTGTTGTACCGACGATGTTTTCAATACTTACACCGCCAATAGCTCCTAAATTAATTGTTACAGGAGTAGTAAAATCTGAGTAATTGAGCGTGTCGCTACCAAGATTTCCATCGATCGTACCACTGAAATTAACCTCATTTTTAAATTGGAAGATATCGCTTGCACTACCGCCGATTAAGTTCTCTATATTATTGAATGTAAAGCCGTTGGGATAGCCGCTGAGACTGCCAGAATTAGCGCCTGTGATGTTCCAATTTGTATCTTTATTGCTACCAATAAGAGTTGCACCGCCTGCAATGTTTACGGGAGCATTGAAAGTGGCTGTATCGTACAGTGTAATTGTACCGGTGCCGTTTGCAACTCCGATAATAATTTCTGATATGCCCGGTTGCAGAAAGTTTAGTTCGGTGCTGGTAAGATCTAAAGTAGCGGTACTCTCGCTATCCTTTCCTCCCAAAGCGATTGCCTGACTGGCAGTAAACGGTTCGATTGTGACTTTATCCTGAGTGGAAATATTACCAGTTAAGTTAATTTCATCGCTTTTCAAACTTACGTTTCCCGTTCCAATTGCACCGTTGGCGTTGATAATTGCTACGCTTATGCTGGTAGGAGCAGTTAACGAGATCGCACCTGCATTTCCTGTAGTGGAACTGGAATCTAAATTGCCAGCATTTATAGTACTTTTATTGCTGTTGAAAGTAAGATTTCCGCCACTACCAGTACCTTTCACACTAGAGGAAACATTACCTACCGTAATATTACCTTGTGCGTTGAGTGCGATCGCACCCCCATTACCTGTCGCAGTTGAGTCATGATTAGCAGTAGAAGCATCAATTAAGTTGAGAGTGGTATCTGTAATTTCAATATTGCCAGTCGTACTCGTTATTTGAATTGCACCAGCATTTTCAGTCGTAGCATTAACAGCCGAAGCAAAAATTTGTTTAGTAGTAATATTCCCTAGCGCACTCAGGGTAATATTGCCACCATTGCCAGCATTAGCTGAAGCAAAAATACCGTTAGTTGTAATGCTGCTATTGCTGCTAATAACATTAATATTGCCGGCATTGCCAGCGGAAATCACTTGCGCTTTGATGTCACCTGTGGTAATCTTATTAAAAGCAGTAAGTTCGATATTGCCAGCGTTATTAAAACCACCGTTGGCATTAATTAAACTAGAAGTAATTGCGCCATTTTTACTGATAATTGTGATATTACCGCCAGCAGTGTTAGCACCGGTATCAACTCCAGAAGTGAGGTTAGCTGTTTGAATATTACCATTGGCCTTAAGTGCGATCGCACCTGCATTTCCCCCACTGGAACTGCTATCTAAATTGCCGACAGCGAGCGTGCCAGTGTTACTGTTAAGTGTAATATTGCCGCCAGTGCCAGTACCTTTGACATTCGCAGCGATATTACCGCTCACATTAATATTCCCTTTGGCTTGCAGATTAATTGCACCTGCGTTACCCCTAGCAGTCGAGTCATTGTTTGTAGAAGAAGAATTGATGACGTTTGGGGTGGTATCTGCGAGTGTAACCGCGCCAGTCGTACTGCTAATTTGAATATTGCCAGCATTTTCAATCGTAGCATTAACCGCCGAAGCAAGAATTTGCTTGGTGCTAATATTCCCCAACGCCATCAAGTTAATATTCCCGCCATTACCTGCATTAGCCGAAGCAAAAATACTGTCGGTTGTAATGCTGTTATTGTTGCTGGTGACGATAATATTTCCAGCATTACCAGATGAAAATACTTGCGCTTCTAGGTTACCTGTGCTAATCTGCTCGAAGGCAGTAAGTTCGATATCGCCAGCGTTACTAAAGCCGCCATTGGCATTAATTGAGCCAGAGTTAATCGCGCCATTTTGACTGGAAATAGTAATGTTACCGCCAGCAGCGTTAGTGCCGATATCGCTTCCGGAAGTAAGGTTAGCTGTTTGAATATTGCCATTAGCGGTAAGTGCGATCGCACCTGCATTTCCTGCACTGGAACTGGAGTCTAAATTTCCAACATTAATAGTGCTACTGTTGCTATTGAAAGTAATATCACCGCCTGTGCCAGTTCCTTTGACGTTCGCCGCTACATTACCGCTAACATTAATATTTCCTTCGGCTTGCAGAGTAATTGCACCCCCATTACCCGTAGAAGTAGAGTCACTATTAGCAGTAGAAGCATCAATTACAATTGGCGTAATATCAGTAATTTGAATATCCCCAGTGGTACTGGTAATTTGAATATTTCCCGCATTTTCACTTGTAGCATTAACAGCAGAAGCAACAATTTGCTTAGTAGTAATATTCCCTAACGCACTCAGGCTGATATTGCCACCATTGCCAGCATTAGCCGCAGCAAAAATCCCGTTAGTTGCGATCTCGCTATTGCTGCTGTTCACATTAATATTGCCGGCATTGCCAGCGGAAATAACTTGCGCTTTGATGTCACCTGTAGTAATCTTATCAAAGGCAGTAATTTCGATGTTGCCAGCGTTACTAAAACCACCGTTGGCATTAATTAAATTAGAAGTAATTGTGCCATTTTTACTGATGATTGTGATATTACCGCCCGCAGCGTTAGCACCGGTATCAACTCCAGAAGTAAGGTTAGCTGTTTGAATATTGCCGATGGCAGTAAGTGCGATCGCACCTGCATTTCCTGCACTGGAACTGCTATCTAAATTGCCGACATTTATAGTACCAGTGTTACTGTTAAGTATAATATCGCCGCCTGTACCAGTCCCTTTAACGTTCGCAGCGATATTACCGCCTACATTAATATTTCCTTCGGCTTGCAGATTAATTGCAGCTGCGTTACCTGTGGCAGTTGAATTATTGTTTGTAGTAGAGGTATCTATTACAATTGGCGTCATATCGGTAATTTCAATATTTCCAGTGGTACTGGTAATTTGAATATTTCCGGCATTTTCAGTCGTAGTATTGACAGCCGAAGCAACTATTTGCTTGCTAGTAATATTCCCCAGCGCACTCAGGGTAATGTTGCCACCATTGCCAGCATTAGCTGAAGCAAAAATCCCGTTAGTTGCGATCTCGCTATTGCTGCTGGTGACATTAATACTGCCGGCATTGCCAGCGGAAATCACTTGCGCTTTGATGTCACCTGTAGTAATCTTATCAAAGGCAGTAATTTCGATGTTGCCAGCGTTACTAAAACCACCGTTGGCATTAATTAAATTAGAAGTAATTGTGCCATTTTTACTGATGATTGTGATGTTACCGCCCGCAGCGTTAGCACCGGTATCAACTCCAGAAGTAAGGTTAGCTGTTTGAATATTACCGATGGCAGTAAGTGCGATCGCACCTGCATTTCCTGCACTGGAACTGCTATCTAAATTGCCGACAGCGAGCGTGCCAGTGTTACTGTTAAGTATAATATCGCCACCTGTGCCAGTACCTTTGACGTTCGCGGCGATATTACCGCCTACATTAATATTCCCTTCGGCTTGCAGATTAATTGCACCTGCGTTACCTGTGGCAGTAGAGTTATTGTTTGTAGTAGA is a genomic window of Aerosakkonema funiforme FACHB-1375 containing:
- a CDS encoding CHAT domain-containing protein, with product MASIRTCAFFLFSALTGAIALAAPAIGQPIVPAADGTGTVVTPQENRFDITGGQRSGDGANLFHSFTEFGLNSGQVANFLSRPDILNILARVNGGNVSYINGLIQVTGGNSNLFLMNPSGIVFGANASLNVPAAFLATTANGIGLAPTDMPGNVNWFSAAGPNNYAVLVGTPSAFAFTMQQPGSIVNAGNLAVGIGQDLTLLGGTVVNTGQLSAPAGNITLTAVPGQSFVRLSQPGFVLSLELQLLGNSGTLPNNWTLPIASLPQMLTGGSVGHATGISVNKDGSVQLTGSGITVPTQGSSAIASGTIDVSGQTGGRVQVLGDKVGLVSADINASGTSGGGTVLIGGDYKGLGAVPNASRTFISNDSTIAVDALVNGNGGRVIVWANEINRTFGNITARGGILSGNGGFVEVSGREFLDFKGNVNTLAPQGNPGMLLLDPTDIIVQASTGDFVDLTEVDEFADPDKGGNTIGVDLINNASTNVTLQATNNIIFDSGAPVNITTPGVGLNASAGNNITVKDSITTNDGNISLTGKTGGVFIYAPLFSGKGSININGTNSSSWGIKVDPSVSISSTTGNINLNGSSDSAEGIRIDGTLSSTGGDINLIENSTTTGTGANGIFVNSAISSGGGDISLTSDNNNINVGVLNSTSVGDAGNINITASMGNINTGGINAVGGITLGNGGNIALTGNSVTTGNINASAGTMVDSGGQIVINGSTNITTGNITSNANSSGGNIAINGPVTLLNDLFINTGSNTGDISFNGTVDGSHFLMLSAGSNGTIRINGNVGQSIPLVGLDFASALNIEFSGQIFPTQNGLTFNSDVNLIGSTTFDGGTGTITFNKSLNISGYSLTLTADEINFFGGVNSVSGSGYLTFQPSTVNQNIVLGGNSNIDPNSLEITSEDIKALQPNFFTTIIGRENSSGAITMAGDVIFNSFITLRSPGEFGSINTNGFNVVGTNNATISFYANQNITTNNITNPGGVIEISSIAGNIDTTAGNLDTSSSSNGGRIYLYGPKGIATANLYSRSTGNGYGGNIALISDLGIINTKAGIIDSSSIAGNGGTILLRGNAGVIASSVTSGSSNSTTGSAGNITIASQNGAITATSINANTSNGNGGNVEITAFSNITTDSVETGILTAGNGGNITVKSDSSAITTGRIVTQANAGYAGNISITAPGNIDTKEIIAAAENSVFHNGGRIEIISTGGSININNSLAVAIDTSTTNNNSTATGNAGAINLQAEGNINVGGNIAANVKGTGTGGDIILNSNTGTLAVGNLDSSSSAGNAGAIALTAIGNIQTANLTSGVDTGANAAGGNITIISKNGTITSNLINANGGFSNAGNIEITAFDKITTGDIKAQVISAGNAGSINVTSSNSEIATNGIFASANAGNGGNITLSALGNITSKQIVASAVNTTTENAGNIQITSTTGNIEITDMTPIVIDTSTTNNNSTATGNAAAINLQAEGNINVGGNIAANVKGTGTGGDIILNSNTGTINVGNLDSSSSAGNAGAIALTAIGNIQTANLTSGVDTGANAAGGNITIISKNGTITSNLINANGGFSNAGNIEITAFDKITTGDIKAQVISAGNAGNINVNSSNSEIATNGIFAAANAGNGGNISLSALGNITTKQIVASAVNATSENAGNIQITSTTGDIQITDITPIVIDASTANSDSTSTGNGGAITLQAEGNINVSGNVAANVKGTGTGGDITFNSNSSTINVGNLDSSSSAGNAGAIALTANGNIQTANLTSGSDIGTNAAGGNITISSQNGAINSGSINANGGFSNAGDIELTAFEQISTGNLEAQVFSSGNAGNIIVTSNNNSITTDSIFASANAGNGGNINLMALGNISTKQILASAVNATIENAGNIQISSTTGAVTLADTTPNVINSSSTNNDSTARGNAGAINLQAKGNINVSGNIAANVKGTGTGGNITLNSNTGTLAVGNLDSSSSGGNAGAIALKANGNIQTANLTSGVDTGANTAGGNITIISKNGAITSSLINANGGFNNAGNIELTAFNKITTGDIKAQVISAGNAGNINVISSNSSITTNGIFASANAGNGGNITLSALGNITTKQIFASAVNATTENAGAIQITSTTGNIEITDTTLNLIDASTANHDSTATGNGGAIALNAQGNITVGNVSSSVKGTGSGGNLTFNSNKSTINAGNLDSSSTTGNAGAISLTAPTSISVAIINANGAIGTGNVSLKSDEINLTGNISTQDKVTIEPFTASQAIALGGKDSESTATLDLTSTELNFLQPGISEIIIGVANGTGTITLYDTATFNAPVNIAGGATLIGSNKDTNWNITGANSGSLSGYPNGFTFNNIENLIGGSASDIFQFKNEVNFSGTIDGNLGSDTLNYSDFTTPVTINLGAIGGVSIENIVGTTKAPSTLVGTDNNNIWNITGINVGNFNGNLNFRDFQNIVGGKLDDTFQFAIGANLSGNINGQTGNLTLIGDEIDFGGNLIGTGNLTLQPSTPSQNIQIADADSGSSSILDLTTSEISRWENIFTSITIGRNDGNGVITFNNSIAFKNPVTIQSPNGLIAVNAPIIGTENASIALIGTASLNADISTAEQNININGNTSIANNVTLSTGSTSGGDITINGTTDGNGNLILDAGTGNIIFNGNVGNNTRLGNLTINSANNVQTSAIAAASITQNAGVGTTTFNGTINTNTLSGINLTGNNFTINSPLTTTNKGAIIINNNGTLNIAPAADLDLDADFNQIGTGEVSIAGNITTANRDIKFNGPVTIDGNINFNLGTAKISFGSTLAAGNYPLTLTANEIDFTGDVTGTNKLVLQPTTPDRNIAIASANDTNALNLTASEISALQSGFTSIIIGRSDSSGAINIGDQVTFNAPVTIQSPTGTGTITATSDLTTNGSAIELLAADNIVTSNIMTSGGNINLTSNKGTISVGNLNTSLSNGNAGNVQLNANGNIISGNIIAKSDTLAGGNITLNSKAGFIESGNLNSSGNTLGGSISLISPIQITARQINSSASIGKAGNVTLDPQGDIQVEYINAQGGSQGTGGTIDISTQRFFRAQGTFIDRNGVNASLSTAGGTGGGAIVIRHGGGSNTPFNVAGDATKNGTVGNITSGSGETVRSGSYLGPFIQGRTQVITQGSSETPTPQTPTPETPTPETPTPETPTPETPTPQTPTPETPTPQTPTPQTPTPETPTPQTPTPETPTPEIPTPQTPTPQTPTPQTPTPETTLSSSDRTRISTDLGTPPIQPDNNGAIANSSVDKIPILRENIITALQRGQFDVFVPQIEQLRQQEYENYFGENLPVNNPNSLSLPHIQNILKQISQTTGKKPAILYVFIQPEQLEIVLVMPFGKPIHRSIPEADRDTLLKVVADFRSKVTDPNEINTTSYLNSAQKLYQWLIAPLEAELQSQGIETLAFSLDSGLRAIPIAALHDGKKFLVEKYSISLIPSVNLVDTNYRNIRNSQVLAMGASEFSELSPLPAVPIELSTIAKELWQGKSFLNEGFTLANLKSQRSSDPFGIIHLATHAEFKPGKPNNSFIQLWNSQLKLNQLRDMGWNKPQVELLVLSACRTALGDENAELGFAGLAVASGVKSALASLWYVSDRGTLALMTAFYQNLKSAPIKAEALQNAQIAMIKGVVRIEDGEVRGLDSQPEGVPLPPELASLGNQNLSHPYYWAGFTMIGSPW